In the genome of Anaerolineae bacterium, one region contains:
- a CDS encoding pyridoxal phosphate-dependent aminotransferase has translation MPHLPDPMSFFRLKPIRAARVSEVSETTAAAPVPAEERINFHIGNPLQDPRLSSAFLRTALGLDIGQVELNDAEPDAILEHLGWDEADKPKLEFLIRTIRRSAPYMPRGGYSVKAPHALVKTFCSWLEHQQEALHYDTGEQSGRREIILASGGVQETLRVILFTLSSSLETLPARILCYGCDLLPPLKAIPGLLFENLPADEQRACMQIEQTLAASPHTPTVVVLGSVPGEVTRRRLRVMSLEQPLFFIEANNAPNHLSLAREAKLVQRVIRILTPAIFSPRWHTLSTVFVVGNADFLSAIENVHFNLKGTPSASEIELLTFLLDQQPASPAQDSPLAMPQARPSFEGLALSGATEAALVHLAHEAGLHLEALLDVHNQTVERSLKVLEEKTDLFARRIQGAWKDRLFDEFAGVEVRELLDLVLHNLHRSETSQALLRSFLSVFVRHQPQYRPESCLVTSGSSRTALGILGFHCGITEVVIPDLSWSYEQCFPRVHAVPLTESLELDAEAMIARIEELCWRDPSWPRRGAVAINNPHNATGRIFREEAVQRLVTYCLERGIYVIDDLAYQNVAPVNDLPEIKTIRQIATELVQLGLVDEHHADRVITVHSMSKTDCLAGARLAVVEIRDSELRQRFEEVNAHIQPNLAAVLICYLFYRGTTQAVRTYWHLRNAIYSERTHALLTAVANLPPDRNPFQLSIIPPTGSMYPLLRIALLPAGLSLDWLASSLARRGIGLLPLATFARTEKGFETGRTTFRLTLGGVDNAATLLAKTRRLLIDLNRLIAEEEARYNRKRLPVRVPESAGSRSAELAQAMDVIARRLLQHCAHDRTCRHLLALPLLDPERAQRDFLERYAPERLEVFRLRLLDRALINDELTRQALANNGTWLAERLQREFMKDSLERRQQLFRLRSYDRTVHPTQMYSLQAELALDAILNALIAGQPVAPVLIERAAQELVKEYLGLNVSVNSQQEADEILLDLAALTAGEQYSELFTDAPLTSFLSFWSDWDGSSRPSGQGHQLAAAVVMENVQRMARIFNLLRQVDPDVAVSPELLAELDQLAQRNQRFKRLLNAITQLTQQLEGRYRGVLPFAVESTPLQRLAARWHLRRDPARALWQHNDRYEQKMLELRRERRRTLEYYFALNKQLRKQLYALIPAIQANRAAEPLLREVVGYRDILQRVVITPRIQQALITARDQFAIDTTVYNMHEINTLSGKYGNPGMTLAVQISLSTRPDALISLDRKMRTQLEQARRENPAVDLPSIWLIPLFEDRESVRNVRAYLDQVWDYATQSRHTAQSPQNRFAEMIDEIFIAGSDLSQQISQATAALLYHRAKYDVQLWLVEHGVAEHVRIKMGSGEPMQRQGGYYSRVAGLPAFRNSAENQHRFSRHLLAAARKSTAYAVTPLQGVFLGGDLRTFQSNLSEQLRFLPVRDFVSLLHHVRESQEIHRRDLIRAAEMTAESRLVAQSRSLQELERLTVGTIEAVYEQFLAELTDSFRHILYGREEDVFGIHIISYFIGRSIPQLRDRPTSRRTLETGAERGQRILANIAEIIPLSKQGSLLRAIAHNQAQTAVLGVNQLTTGLFRALERFAQKTFVAAEQERMIGERLLPYLPVYEILSTLRVYHDYRGEFLRTIETAFPAGNSAFVALREDNDALQRYLPLFQQELLRRHGVNVSDFFANGVFIPDLLPTLRPDLAVLLQKDLFNTDLEVMLEQVSGRIADDWRTEVDRLLQVPRQVHYWRSLIWEVIGESIYQRVQSFGELATALYAFAATRSFSATPPTVRGAKLSPALAGFFRTARADDEMRDLLIGAIEYLNALTEGSFEMPVSIIRAMNDVERLAQIEESALPPEKQNLFRHCLLQIARLVGENG, from the coding sequence ATGCCCCACCTGCCTGATCCCATGTCATTCTTCCGCCTGAAGCCGATCCGGGCGGCACGTGTATCGGAAGTCAGCGAGACCACCGCTGCGGCGCCGGTTCCAGCTGAAGAACGCATCAACTTTCACATCGGGAACCCGCTGCAGGACCCGCGGCTTTCGTCGGCGTTCCTGCGCACGGCGCTTGGCCTGGACATCGGCCAGGTGGAACTGAATGACGCGGAACCAGACGCGATTCTGGAGCATCTGGGGTGGGACGAGGCCGACAAACCCAAGCTTGAGTTCCTGATCCGCACGATTCGCAGAAGTGCCCCGTATATGCCCCGTGGCGGGTATTCGGTCAAGGCTCCCCATGCGCTGGTCAAAACCTTCTGCTCCTGGCTGGAACACCAGCAGGAAGCGCTGCACTATGACACCGGGGAACAATCCGGGCGGCGGGAGATCATCCTGGCTTCCGGCGGGGTTCAGGAAACGCTGCGCGTCATCCTGTTCACGTTGTCTTCCAGCCTGGAAACGCTTCCGGCTCGCATCCTGTGCTACGGCTGTGATCTGCTGCCGCCATTGAAAGCGATCCCCGGCCTGCTGTTTGAGAATCTGCCGGCGGATGAGCAGCGGGCCTGCATGCAGATCGAGCAAACGCTGGCGGCCTCCCCCCATACGCCAACGGTTGTGGTACTTGGTAGCGTGCCGGGGGAGGTGACGCGGCGCCGGCTGCGCGTGATGAGCCTGGAGCAGCCTCTGTTCTTCATCGAAGCCAACAACGCCCCCAACCACCTTTCCCTTGCCCGCGAGGCCAAGCTTGTCCAGCGCGTCATCCGGATTCTGACGCCAGCCATTTTCTCGCCGCGCTGGCACACCCTCTCCACCGTATTTGTCGTGGGCAACGCCGACTTTCTCAGCGCGATTGAGAATGTTCATTTCAACCTCAAGGGGACACCCTCAGCGTCAGAGATCGAACTGCTGACATTTCTGCTCGACCAGCAACCTGCCAGCCCTGCTCAGGATTCCCCGCTGGCTATGCCACAGGCCAGGCCATCCTTTGAAGGGTTGGCGTTGAGCGGCGCTACGGAGGCGGCTCTGGTGCACCTTGCTCATGAAGCTGGGCTGCACCTGGAGGCACTGCTGGATGTTCACAACCAGACGGTCGAGCGCTCGCTGAAAGTGCTGGAGGAGAAGACCGACCTGTTTGCCCGGCGGATTCAGGGCGCCTGGAAGGACCGCCTTTTTGATGAATTCGCCGGTGTTGAGGTCAGAGAACTCCTCGATCTGGTGTTGCACAACCTTCATCGATCGGAAACCAGCCAGGCGCTTTTGCGCAGTTTCCTGAGCGTCTTTGTCAGGCATCAGCCACAGTACAGGCCGGAATCTTGCCTGGTCACCAGCGGCTCATCGCGCACGGCGCTGGGTATCCTGGGCTTCCACTGCGGGATCACCGAGGTGGTGATCCCCGATCTAAGCTGGTCTTACGAGCAGTGCTTCCCGCGCGTTCATGCTGTGCCGCTGACGGAATCGCTGGAGCTTGACGCCGAAGCGATGATCGCCAGGATTGAGGAGTTGTGCTGGCGCGATCCGTCATGGCCGCGGCGCGGCGCGGTGGCCATCAATAACCCGCATAACGCTACCGGACGCATCTTCCGCGAGGAGGCGGTCCAGCGGCTGGTTACCTACTGCCTGGAGCGCGGTATTTATGTCATTGACGATCTGGCTTACCAGAACGTCGCGCCGGTCAACGACCTGCCTGAGATCAAGACGATTCGCCAGATCGCGACCGAACTGGTGCAGCTGGGACTCGTCGATGAGCACCACGCCGATCGGGTGATCACCGTGCATTCCATGTCGAAGACCGACTGCCTGGCCGGGGCCAGGCTTGCTGTCGTGGAGATCCGCGACTCGGAATTGCGGCAGCGTTTTGAAGAGGTCAATGCCCACATCCAGCCGAACCTGGCTGCTGTGTTGATCTGCTATCTGTTCTATCGCGGCACAACGCAGGCGGTGCGTACCTACTGGCATTTGCGCAATGCCATCTACAGTGAACGAACCCATGCCCTGCTGACGGCCGTGGCCAATCTCCCGCCCGATCGCAATCCGTTCCAGTTGTCCATCATCCCGCCGACGGGGAGTATGTACCCATTGCTACGCATCGCGTTGCTCCCTGCCGGCCTGTCGCTGGACTGGCTGGCTTCCTCGCTGGCGCGGCGCGGGATTGGCCTGTTGCCCCTGGCGACCTTCGCCCGCACGGAAAAGGGATTCGAAACCGGCAGGACGACTTTCCGCCTGACTCTGGGCGGCGTAGATAACGCGGCGACGCTCCTGGCCAAGACGCGCCGCCTGCTCATCGATCTCAACCGGCTGATCGCGGAGGAGGAGGCCCGCTATAACCGCAAGCGTCTGCCGGTCCGGGTACCGGAATCGGCGGGTAGTCGGTCCGCGGAACTGGCCCAGGCCATGGATGTCATCGCCCGGCGTCTCCTGCAGCATTGCGCTCACGATAGAACCTGCCGCCATCTGCTGGCGCTGCCGCTGCTGGACCCCGAGCGGGCGCAGCGCGACTTCCTGGAGCGCTATGCCCCGGAACGCCTGGAAGTATTCCGTCTCCGTTTGCTCGATCGGGCGCTCATCAACGACGAGCTTACCCGGCAGGCGCTGGCTAACAACGGCACCTGGCTTGCCGAAAGGTTGCAGCGCGAATTCATGAAGGACTCGCTGGAGCGTCGCCAGCAGTTGTTCCGGCTGCGCTCCTACGACCGGACTGTCCATCCCACGCAGATGTACTCGCTGCAGGCGGAGCTGGCCCTAGACGCCATCCTGAACGCGCTGATTGCCGGTCAGCCGGTCGCCCCGGTGTTGATCGAGCGGGCGGCGCAGGAACTGGTGAAGGAATATTTGGGGCTGAACGTTAGCGTCAATTCGCAACAGGAAGCCGACGAAATCCTGCTTGATCTCGCCGCGCTCACCGCTGGTGAGCAGTACAGCGAGTTATTCACTGATGCACCGCTGACCTCCTTTCTATCTTTCTGGAGCGATTGGGATGGCAGCAGCAGACCGTCGGGGCAGGGGCATCAGCTGGCGGCAGCTGTAGTCATGGAGAATGTGCAGCGGATGGCACGCATCTTCAACCTGTTGCGGCAGGTTGACCCGGATGTTGCCGTCAGCCCTGAACTGCTGGCGGAGCTTGACCAGCTAGCGCAGCGTAACCAGCGCTTTAAGCGGCTCCTGAACGCCATCACCCAGCTTACCCAGCAACTGGAAGGTCGTTACCGGGGCGTCCTGCCTTTTGCTGTGGAGTCGACGCCGCTGCAGCGCCTGGCCGCGCGCTGGCACCTGCGCCGCGATCCGGCCAGGGCGCTATGGCAGCACAACGACCGCTACGAACAGAAGATGCTGGAGCTGCGCCGGGAACGACGCCGGACGCTGGAATATTACTTTGCCCTGAACAAGCAACTGCGCAAACAACTGTACGCCCTCATTCCGGCTATTCAGGCAAACCGCGCTGCCGAACCTCTGTTGCGGGAGGTGGTGGGCTACCGGGATATTCTGCAGCGCGTGGTGATCACGCCGCGCATCCAGCAGGCCCTGATTACCGCCCGCGATCAGTTTGCCATTGATACAACCGTGTATAACATGCATGAGATTAATACCCTCTCCGGCAAGTACGGCAATCCGGGGATGACCCTGGCTGTCCAGATCAGCCTATCGACCAGACCGGACGCCTTGATCTCGCTTGACAGGAAGATGCGCACGCAACTGGAGCAGGCGCGGCGGGAAAACCCGGCGGTTGACCTGCCTTCTATCTGGCTGATTCCGCTGTTTGAAGACAGGGAGTCAGTCCGGAATGTGCGCGCCTATCTGGATCAGGTCTGGGATTACGCCACCCAGAGCCGCCACACGGCTCAGTCCCCGCAGAACCGCTTTGCCGAGATGATTGATGAGATCTTCATCGCCGGTTCTGACCTGAGCCAGCAGATCAGTCAGGCTACAGCAGCACTCCTGTACCACAGGGCCAAGTACGATGTCCAGCTGTGGCTGGTGGAGCATGGCGTTGCCGAGCATGTGCGCATCAAGATGGGCAGCGGTGAGCCGATGCAGCGCCAGGGCGGGTACTACTCCCGTGTGGCAGGTCTGCCTGCTTTCCGCAATTCGGCGGAAAATCAGCACCGGTTCTCACGGCATCTGCTGGCGGCGGCGCGCAAGAGCACGGCCTATGCGGTGACGCCGTTGCAGGGGGTCTTTCTGGGCGGCGACCTGAGGACGTTTCAGAGCAATCTATCGGAACAGTTGCGTTTCCTGCCCGTGCGTGATTTTGTCAGCCTGCTTCATCATGTGCGGGAGTCGCAGGAGATTCACCGCCGCGACCTGATCCGCGCTGCCGAGATGACCGCCGAGAGCCGTCTGGTGGCCCAGAGCCGCAGCCTGCAGGAACTGGAACGGCTGACCGTCGGGACGATAGAAGCTGTCTACGAGCAGTTTCTGGCGGAACTGACCGATAGCTTCCGGCACATTCTCTATGGCCGGGAAGAAGATGTGTTTGGCATCCACATCATCTCCTACTTCATCGGTCGTTCCATCCCTCAGTTGCGTGACCGCCCCACCAGCCGGCGAACGCTGGAGACCGGCGCGGAGCGCGGGCAGCGTATCCTGGCGAATATCGCGGAAATCATCCCGCTGTCCAAACAGGGGAGTCTGTTGCGGGCCATCGCGCATAACCAGGCGCAGACGGCAGTGCTCGGCGTCAACCAGCTCACCACCGGGCTGTTCCGCGCCCTGGAACGCTTTGCCCAGAAGACCTTCGTGGCAGCCGAGCAGGAGCGCATGATCGGGGAGAGGTTGTTGCCGTATCTGCCCGTGTACGAGATTCTCAGCACCCTGCGCGTCTACCACGACTACCGGGGTGAGTTTCTCCGCACCATCGAGACGGCCTTCCCCGCTGGCAATTCCGCTTTTGTGGCGCTGCGGGAGGATAACGACGCCCTGCAGCGTTATCTGCCGCTGTTCCAGCAGGAACTGCTGCGCCGCCATGGTGTGAATGTCAGCGATTTCTTTGCCAATGGCGTCTTTATCCCCGATCTGCTGCCTACCCTCCGGCCCGATCTGGCGGTGCTGTTGCAGAAGGACCTGTTCAACACCGATCTTGAGGTGATGCTGGAACAGGTGTCCGGTCGGATCGCGGACGACTGGCGGACGGAGGTTGACCGGCTGCTACAGGTGCCGCGCCAGGTTCACTACTGGCGTTCGCTCATCTGGGAAGTGATCGGCGAATCGATCTACCAGCGTGTGCAGAGCTTCGGCGAGCTTGCTACCGCTCTGTACGCCTTTGCTGCTACACGCTCGTTCAGCGCCACACCGCCGACTGTCCGGGGGGCCAAGCTTTCGCCCGCCCTGGCAGGATTCTTCCGCACCGCCCGCGCTGATGACGAAATGCGCGACCTGCTGATTGGCGCGATCGAATATCTGAACGCACTGACGGAAGGTAGCTTTGAGATGCCCGTCAGCATCATCAGGGCGATGAACGACGTGGAGCGCCTGGCCCAGATTGAGGAAAGCGCCCTCCCGCCGGAAAAGCAAAACCTGTTCCGCCATTGCCTGCTGCAGATTGCCCGTCTGGTTGGCGAGAACGGGTAA
- a CDS encoding IclR family transcriptional regulator: MSTQYKTSTTVAKAFAILELLASDPGETFSLSQVAASLQVSKSTAHRYLTTLEDLDVVTRDENDNFGLGHKLIELAGALLSDYDLRKESLPFLTSLSAQTQETAHLAVPSANDVVYIAKVDSPHSLRLASRIGARSPMHCTALGKAVLAYLPPDQLAKSIQQGLPKRTRHTLTSPEALCAELERVRQQGYAIDDQENEIGVRCIGAPIFDYTGQVIGAISVSGPVSRITVEKSLEFALLVRQAAQAISRRMGYQP, encoded by the coding sequence ATGAGCACACAGTACAAGACATCCACGACTGTGGCCAAAGCCTTTGCCATCCTCGAATTGCTGGCCTCGGACCCCGGCGAGACATTTTCGCTGTCACAGGTGGCGGCTTCCCTGCAGGTTTCCAAGAGCACCGCCCACCGCTACCTGACGACGCTGGAAGACCTCGATGTGGTCACCAGAGATGAAAATGACAACTTTGGGCTGGGTCACAAACTGATCGAGCTTGCCGGGGCCTTGCTCAGTGACTACGACCTTCGTAAGGAAAGCTTGCCCTTCCTGACCAGTCTCTCGGCCCAGACCCAGGAAACCGCCCACCTGGCTGTGCCATCCGCCAATGACGTTGTCTACATTGCCAAAGTGGACAGCCCTCATTCCCTGCGGCTGGCTTCCCGGATCGGCGCTCGCAGCCCAATGCACTGCACGGCGCTGGGCAAAGCCGTGCTGGCGTATCTTCCCCCGGATCAGCTGGCGAAAAGCATTCAGCAAGGGCTGCCTAAACGGACACGTCACACGTTGACTTCACCTGAGGCGCTGTGCGCCGAGCTTGAGCGGGTGCGGCAACAGGGCTACGCCATCGATGACCAGGAGAACGAGATCGGTGTGCGCTGTATTGGCGCTCCGATCTTTGACTATACCGGCCAGGTTATTGGTGCCATCAGTGTGTCCGGCCCGGTCAGCCGGATCACGGTGGAAAAGAGCCTGGAGTTCGCCCTGCTGGTGAGACAGGCAGCGCAGGCAATCTCCAGACGTATGGGATACCAGCCATAG
- a CDS encoding aldehyde dehydrogenase family protein: MLIDSQWVEASDGRWKDVINPATGEVIDRVPLATLEDAARALEAAQRGKEAMRRCPAHVRSAILDRIADALTANLESLSRLLAAENGKPIRQTREEIGATIRIFRGFAEEAKRIMGRVVPMDAVPGQERHLAMTIRQPLGVVAAIVPFNYPVELYAHKAAPALAAGNAVITKPPSDCPLTLLKIAELMEEAGLPRAAHQVLTGPGQLIGDFLARSPGIQMVTVTGSTQVGIRIAELAAKHLKRVHMELGGNDATIILEDADLEKAAEAVILGRLARGNGQICCAVKRIFVHASVYERVAELLTAKAKALKVGDQLQEDTDVGPLINEAAAIQVEAVIRGAVKAGAVVRAGGTRQGAFITPTVLTNVPPSVELFREETFGPVAPLVAFDTVDQAVAMANDSPYGLQAAVFTRDISRAFDIAYRLEAGGVIVNWSSALRVESLPFGGIKMSGHGREGLHDTLDEMTEQKVILVHNALTVFDQQ; the protein is encoded by the coding sequence ATGCTGATCGACAGCCAATGGGTCGAAGCCTCTGATGGTCGCTGGAAGGATGTGATCAACCCGGCCACCGGTGAGGTTATTGACCGGGTTCCCCTCGCGACGCTGGAGGACGCTGCGCGGGCGCTGGAAGCTGCCCAGCGCGGCAAGGAAGCGATGCGCCGGTGTCCTGCGCATGTGCGATCGGCGATTCTGGACCGCATCGCCGATGCGCTGACAGCCAACCTGGAGTCGCTCAGCCGGTTGCTGGCAGCGGAAAACGGCAAGCCCATCCGGCAGACGCGGGAAGAAATCGGCGCAACAATCCGGATCTTCCGGGGATTTGCTGAAGAAGCGAAACGCATCATGGGGCGTGTTGTGCCCATGGATGCTGTCCCAGGGCAGGAGCGCCATCTCGCCATGACGATCCGGCAGCCGTTGGGGGTGGTGGCGGCGATTGTGCCCTTTAACTATCCGGTTGAGCTTTATGCGCACAAGGCGGCCCCGGCGCTGGCAGCAGGGAACGCGGTAATCACCAAGCCGCCCAGCGATTGCCCGTTGACGTTGTTGAAGATCGCCGAATTGATGGAAGAAGCGGGGCTACCCAGGGCAGCTCACCAGGTCCTCACCGGGCCGGGGCAGCTTATCGGTGATTTTCTGGCGCGCAGCCCTGGCATCCAGATGGTCACAGTGACCGGTAGCACGCAGGTCGGTATCAGGATCGCGGAACTGGCTGCCAAGCATCTCAAGAGGGTGCATATGGAGCTTGGGGGGAACGATGCAACCATCATCCTTGAGGATGCCGACCTGGAAAAAGCGGCAGAGGCGGTCATCCTGGGACGCCTGGCACGCGGCAACGGGCAGATTTGCTGCGCGGTCAAACGCATCTTCGTTCACGCTTCGGTTTATGAGCGCGTCGCCGAGCTGCTGACGGCCAAAGCCAAGGCCCTCAAGGTTGGCGACCAGTTGCAGGAAGATACCGACGTGGGGCCGCTGATCAACGAAGCGGCAGCCATCCAGGTTGAAGCCGTGATTCGCGGCGCCGTTAAGGCTGGCGCTGTGGTGAGGGCAGGGGGGACCCGCCAGGGAGCTTTCATCACCCCGACAGTGCTCACCAATGTTCCCCCCAGTGTCGAGTTGTTCCGGGAAGAGACCTTCGGCCCGGTTGCTCCGCTGGTCGCCTTTGATACGGTGGATCAGGCGGTGGCCATGGCCAACGATAGCCCCTATGGGTTGCAGGCGGCGGTGTTTACCCGCGATATCTCCCGCGCCTTTGATATCGCCTACCGGTTGGAAGCAGGGGGAGTCATCGTCAACTGGTCATCCGCCCTGCGCGTGGAGAGCCTGCCCTTCGGTGGCATCAAGATGAGCGGCCATGGTCGTGAAGGGCTGCATGACACCCTTGACGAAATGACAGAGCAGAAGGTGATTCTGGTGCACAACGCGCTGACCGTGTTCGACCAGCAGTGA
- a CDS encoding sugar ABC transporter ATP-binding protein, with translation MTDSPFLQMRGISKSFDGTQALRKVDFSASRGEVHAIVGENGAGKTTLMRILAGALRPDAGEIRLAGKVVELNTPHDAFRLGIRTVYQEFSLIPHLTITENILLGQMPVSKLRWWVDWAEAHRRAEEILREIGFTGIDVRMPVSRLSVSRQQMVEIAKAVAERPSILILDEPSAVLSQEELKLLFTLIHKLKEESALIIYISHRLDEVFQVADRITVLRDGEVMGTVVARETDEAQLIRMMVGRTLEEFYPTRRATPQREILAVRRLSREGEFKDVSFSLASGEILGLFGLVGSGRTQLARTLFGADPLTSGEIYLDGAPFRPRSPGDAVAAGIALVTEDRKRDGLVMSCSILDNTSLPTMQRMSHGIFLDRQKQHGLVQAKVEELNIRPPVVDRLVRTLSGGNQQKVVLAKWLLSEARVLILDEPTRGVDVATKVEIYRIIGDLADRGVGILLISSELPEILGMCDRALVMREGRLVGEFARSEASEEGLLASAAGVMPAMLQTGGYTSANR, from the coding sequence ATGACAGACTCTCCTTTCCTCCAGATGAGGGGGATCAGCAAGAGCTTTGATGGCACCCAGGCGCTGCGCAAGGTCGACTTTTCAGCTTCCAGGGGAGAAGTCCACGCCATCGTCGGCGAGAACGGGGCGGGCAAGACCACGCTCATGAGAATCCTTGCCGGTGCTCTGCGCCCGGATGCTGGCGAGATTCGGCTGGCAGGCAAGGTGGTGGAATTGAACACGCCCCATGACGCCTTCCGGCTGGGCATCCGTACTGTGTACCAGGAATTCAGCCTTATCCCCCACCTGACCATCACCGAGAACATCCTGCTCGGCCAGATGCCGGTGAGCAAGTTGAGATGGTGGGTGGACTGGGCTGAAGCTCATCGCCGGGCGGAGGAAATCCTGCGGGAAATCGGCTTCACCGGCATTGATGTGCGGATGCCGGTGTCCCGGTTGAGCGTGTCGCGCCAGCAGATGGTCGAGATCGCCAAGGCGGTAGCCGAACGGCCATCCATCCTGATCCTCGATGAGCCGTCCGCTGTGCTTTCCCAGGAGGAACTGAAGCTTCTTTTCACCCTCATTCATAAGCTCAAGGAGGAGTCCGCGCTCATCATCTACATTTCCCACCGTCTGGATGAGGTCTTTCAGGTTGCCGACCGGATCACTGTGCTCAGGGATGGCGAGGTGATGGGTACGGTGGTCGCCCGCGAGACGGACGAAGCGCAACTGATCCGTATGATGGTCGGTCGGACGCTGGAGGAGTTCTACCCGACTCGCCGGGCCACACCCCAGCGCGAGATTCTGGCGGTCAGGCGTCTCAGTCGCGAGGGCGAGTTCAAGGATGTCTCTTTTTCGCTTGCCAGCGGTGAGATCCTGGGGTTGTTCGGGCTGGTGGGCAGCGGGCGCACGCAGCTGGCGAGGACCCTCTTTGGCGCCGATCCGCTGACATCCGGGGAGATCTACCTGGATGGCGCACCGTTCCGCCCGCGTTCGCCGGGGGATGCGGTGGCGGCGGGGATTGCGCTGGTGACTGAGGACCGCAAGCGCGATGGGCTGGTGATGAGCTGCTCGATTCTCGACAATACCAGTCTGCCCACCATGCAGCGGATGAGCCACGGAATCTTTCTGGATCGGCAGAAGCAGCATGGTCTGGTGCAGGCAAAGGTAGAGGAACTGAATATCCGTCCCCCGGTCGTTGATCGGCTGGTACGGACGCTCAGTGGCGGTAATCAACAGAAGGTCGTCCTGGCCAAATGGTTGCTTTCCGAAGCCAGGGTGCTGATCCTGGATGAGCCGACGCGCGGGGTAGATGTTGCCACCAAGGTTGAGATCTATCGCATCATTGGTGACCTGGCCGACCGGGGCGTTGGCATCCTGCTGATTTCCTCCGAATTGCCGGAGATTCTGGGGATGTGCGATCGAGCGCTGGTCATGAGGGAAGGCCGACTCGTTGGGGAGTTCGCTAGATCGGAGGCCAGTGAAGAGGGCTTGCTGGCAAGCGCCGCCGGGGTGATGCCAGCCATGCTGCAGACAGGAGGATACACCAGTGCCAACCGGTAA
- a CDS encoding ABC transporter permease → MPTGKPVQPLQNAGSVPVLVRKWLAGWAHRRWVDYAFVVGLVILAIVVASATDVFFTQRNISNLFRQIVTNGLVSLGMLVVILTGGIDLSVGPIVALTGILAAGLTDRIGLAPALLVALLVGLVAGALNGFLIARFKLPPFIVTLATLSAFRGLIYVYSETPQTPQNPAFRSLLGGGFVGPIPVAVIVMLICYPLVWIFLNRTTVGRAIVALGGNEEAVRLAGINVRRHIVLAYIISGFFSAIAGILLASRLGIAQPNVGSGYELDAIAAVVIGGGVLGGGGGGVVGTFGGVLVLGVIDNLLNLFNVQSYYQQILKGLIIVFAVLARRREQ, encoded by the coding sequence GTGCCAACCGGTAAGCCTGTTCAGCCGTTGCAGAATGCGGGCAGCGTACCTGTGCTGGTGAGGAAGTGGCTCGCTGGATGGGCGCATCGTCGCTGGGTTGACTATGCTTTCGTGGTGGGGCTTGTCATCCTGGCCATTGTGGTCGCCAGCGCCACGGATGTTTTCTTCACCCAACGGAACATCAGCAATCTGTTCCGGCAGATCGTTACAAATGGGCTGGTCAGCCTGGGGATGCTGGTGGTCATTCTGACTGGCGGTATCGATCTGTCGGTTGGCCCGATCGTCGCCCTGACCGGCATCCTGGCCGCTGGCCTGACAGACCGAATCGGATTGGCGCCGGCGTTGCTGGTGGCGTTGCTGGTCGGTCTGGTGGCGGGGGCTTTGAACGGCTTCCTGATTGCCCGTTTCAAGTTGCCGCCGTTCATTGTCACCCTGGCAACCCTGAGCGCCTTCCGCGGCCTGATCTATGTTTACTCGGAGACTCCCCAGACGCCTCAGAACCCCGCCTTTCGCAGCCTGCTGGGTGGCGGCTTTGTTGGCCCCATCCCGGTGGCGGTCATCGTCATGTTGATCTGCTACCCCCTGGTCTGGATATTCCTGAACCGGACGACGGTGGGACGGGCGATCGTGGCACTTGGTGGTAACGAGGAAGCAGTCAGGCTGGCGGGCATCAACGTCCGGCGTCATATCGTGCTGGCGTACATTATTTCCGGGTTCTTCTCGGCCATCGCGGGCATTCTGCTGGCTTCCCGCCTGGGGATTGCCCAGCCTAATGTCGGGAGCGGCTATGAACTGGACGCCATCGCGGCTGTTGTGATTGGCGGGGGTGTTCTGGGCGGCGGCGGTGGCGGGGTAGTCGGCACTTTTGGCGGCGTCCTGGTGCTGGGGGTGATTGATAACCTGCTGAACCTGTTCAATGTACAGTCCTACTACCAGCAAATTCTTAAGGGGCTGATCATCGTTTTTGCGGTGTTGGCCCGTCGAAGAGAACAGTAG